The proteins below are encoded in one region of Pantoea sp. At-9b:
- a CDS encoding pyridoxal phosphate-dependent aminotransferase, with the protein MKHAFNQADRMANAPLSKIRDIIEKSLAYEKAGHDVIHLEIGEPDFDTPKNITLSAIDALNNNDVHYGPVMGKVSLRESIAKKYQQQYGLTYTANEIMITQGVAHGIFLAMMAYLNPGDEILVPDPGYLCYFTVPEIAGAKAISYSLNASQGYQVDTALLEALITPKTRMILVNSPANPSGSVLDEHSLMAIAQLAIKHNLLVVTDDIYADILFEGEFSTIAMLPDMRERTIVLNGFSKYYAMTGWRIGYLLCPQTLIDPLMRLSFYSIACPVSFIQTAAETALNSNDDASRAMVAEYRRRRDFLYQQLNTLPGCRCQKPAGTFYIMLNIEGTGMTSEAFCQYILETCYVTLVPGTVFGAKGEGYVRLSYATSMENLKIAIDRMSQALLLIR; encoded by the coding sequence ATGAAACACGCTTTTAATCAGGCCGACAGAATGGCCAATGCACCGCTGTCTAAAATTCGCGATATTATTGAAAAGTCTTTGGCCTATGAAAAAGCGGGACATGATGTTATTCATCTGGAAATTGGCGAACCCGATTTTGACACACCAAAAAACATCACTTTATCCGCCATCGATGCATTAAATAATAATGATGTTCACTACGGCCCGGTTATGGGTAAAGTGTCATTAAGAGAAAGCATTGCTAAAAAATATCAGCAACAATATGGTCTTACATATACAGCAAACGAAATCATGATTACCCAGGGTGTCGCCCACGGTATCTTCCTGGCGATGATGGCGTATCTCAATCCGGGCGATGAAATTCTGGTTCCCGATCCAGGTTATCTTTGTTATTTCACGGTACCGGAAATCGCAGGTGCTAAAGCCATCAGCTATTCTCTGAATGCCAGTCAAGGTTATCAGGTTGATACAGCGCTTCTGGAGGCGTTAATTACCCCCAAAACGCGCATGATTCTGGTAAACAGTCCAGCTAACCCAAGTGGAAGCGTGCTGGATGAGCACTCGTTAATGGCCATTGCTCAACTGGCTATCAAACATAATTTGTTGGTCGTCACCGATGATATCTACGCTGACATTCTTTTTGAGGGTGAATTCAGCACTATCGCTATGCTGCCGGACATGCGCGAGCGTACCATTGTCTTAAACGGCTTCTCAAAGTATTACGCCATGACCGGCTGGCGTATCGGTTATCTGCTCTGCCCACAGACATTGATCGACCCGTTAATGCGACTCAGCTTCTATAGCATTGCTTGTCCGGTGAGTTTTATTCAGACGGCGGCGGAAACCGCGCTTAACAGCAATGATGATGCCAGCCGGGCCATGGTCGCAGAGTATCGCCGCCGCCGCGACTTTCTCTATCAACAACTCAACACGCTGCCCGGTTGCCGTTGCCAGAAACCCGCCGGAACCTTTTACATCATGCTTAACATAGAGGGCACCGGAATGACATCCGAGGCGTTCTGCCAATACATCCTTGAAACCTGTTACGTCACCCTGGTACCCGGCACTGTCTTTGGGGCAAAGGGAGAGGGATATGTTCGGCTTTCTTATGCAACATCGATGGAAAATCTAAAGATCGCCATCGACAGAATGAGTCAGGCGTTATTACTTATCCGTTAG
- a CDS encoding Crp/Fnr family transcriptional regulator has product MYHLPHIYLSGNERQPMEIPKFYFSHVFDDLKPLFLQHATGRKIFKKGELIFSSESPLDFCLLIEKGLSSYSVIHESGAVKTLFYHAEGSLFPTYSSMRTYRLLEYNMAVTDVEGIILPQKKLSELMQQHPELMQRVLASYLDMFNFLIFDSINQSYNSAFVRVCNFLYLYSEYMQDSGMQFYDINLTHEEISNVVAVSRVQVSYILSKLKKESVISSSRGRIRVENKAMLGKYCSGETLG; this is encoded by the coding sequence ATGTATCATCTTCCTCACATTTACCTGTCAGGCAATGAGCGTCAACCGATGGAGATTCCAAAATTTTATTTTTCGCACGTGTTTGATGACCTGAAGCCACTGTTTTTACAGCATGCTACCGGGCGTAAAATATTTAAAAAAGGTGAATTGATTTTTTCATCGGAATCACCGTTAGATTTTTGCCTGTTGATTGAGAAGGGCCTCAGTAGCTATTCTGTCATCCATGAATCGGGGGCGGTCAAAACGCTATTTTATCATGCTGAGGGCAGTCTTTTTCCGACTTATTCCTCAATGCGCACCTACCGTTTGCTGGAATACAATATGGCGGTAACCGATGTTGAAGGCATCATATTACCGCAAAAGAAACTGAGTGAATTAATGCAGCAGCATCCTGAACTCATGCAGCGGGTGCTCGCCTCTTATCTGGATATGTTCAACTTCCTGATATTTGATTCAATTAATCAGAGTTACAACAGCGCATTTGTGCGTGTGTGTAACTTTCTTTACCTCTACTCTGAATATATGCAAGATTCAGGCATGCAGTTTTATGACATTAATCTGACGCATGAAGAAATATCCAATGTAGTGGCAGTATCACGCGTTCAGGTTTCATATATTCTCAGCAAATTAAAGAAAGAGTCCGTCATTTCATCTTCACGCGGACGCATTCGTGTAGAAAATAAAGCCATGCTGGGAAAATACTGCTCAGGCGAGACGTTAGGGTGA
- a CDS encoding HpcH/HpaI aldolase/citrate lyase family protein has product MLSTKTGTFCQLMSPVAAESLCLAGFDFLIADAEHSALSDAALLNFVHATSRWPEKLFIRVRDSLRSTLLRSMDMAPAGIIIPDVHTLEEIKQIVRHTKYYPLGHRGVAFGRNAAYGMDPTLKTGMENFFSGVNTRCLVIPQCETLGALDNIEQFCAIDGVDGIFVGPYDLSVACNLPGELRHPVIQEAIARILRACKSQQKIAMIFAADKVTATAYAQQGFDYIAVGTDTQFMLQGAATLLS; this is encoded by the coding sequence ATGTTATCAACCAAGACCGGTACATTCTGTCAATTAATGAGTCCCGTGGCTGCTGAGAGCCTTTGCCTGGCAGGTTTTGACTTTCTTATCGCCGACGCTGAACACAGCGCATTATCCGACGCGGCTTTATTAAACTTTGTGCATGCAACCAGCCGATGGCCGGAAAAACTGTTTATTCGTGTGCGCGACTCCCTGCGTTCAACCCTACTTCGTAGCATGGATATGGCTCCTGCTGGGATTATTATTCCGGATGTACATACCCTCGAAGAGATCAAGCAGATTGTGCGTCACACCAAATATTACCCACTTGGTCATCGTGGTGTGGCATTTGGTCGCAATGCGGCTTATGGGATGGACCCCACGCTAAAAACGGGCATGGAAAACTTTTTTTCCGGAGTCAATACCCGTTGTCTGGTGATTCCTCAATGCGAGACGCTTGGCGCGCTGGATAATATTGAACAGTTCTGCGCTATTGATGGTGTTGACGGTATTTTTGTTGGCCCCTACGACCTCAGCGTAGCCTGCAATTTACCCGGAGAACTCAGGCATCCGGTGATTCAGGAGGCTATTGCGCGTATTTTACGCGCATGCAAGTCACAGCAGAAAATCGCCATGATTTTCGCGGCCGATAAAGTGACTGCGACGGCGTATGCGCAGCAGGGATTTGATTATATTGCTGTCGGCACCGACACGCAGTTTATGTTGCAGGGCGCGGCAACACTTCTGTCCTGA
- a CDS encoding nucleoside deaminase, giving the protein MINDHDIHFLRLSNEVGRRAIALGKHPFGAVLVAPDQQTVLLTQCNIDTVNHAESTLARIAATNFSAEYLWQCTLYTAVEPCCMCAGTIYWANIGRVVFGMSETRLLACTGSHEENPTMSLSAATVFAHGQKAIRLVGPVDALDEETFALQRSFWRAR; this is encoded by the coding sequence ATGATCAATGACCACGATATTCACTTTCTGCGTTTATCCAATGAGGTTGGCCGACGCGCCATTGCGCTGGGTAAACATCCGTTTGGTGCGGTGCTGGTGGCTCCAGACCAGCAAACGGTTTTGCTGACGCAATGCAATATCGACACGGTGAATCATGCGGAATCAACCCTGGCGCGGATCGCGGCGACGAACTTCTCAGCGGAATATTTGTGGCAATGCACGCTTTACACGGCGGTGGAACCCTGCTGCATGTGCGCCGGAACGATCTACTGGGCCAATATTGGTCGGGTGGTATTTGGCATGAGTGAAACGCGTTTGCTGGCGTGCACCGGCAGCCATGAAGAGAACCCGACGATGAGCCTGTCGGCCGCCACGGTATTTGCGCACGGGCAGAAAGCCATCCGCTTAGTGGGGCCGGTTGATGCGCTGGATGAGGAGACTTTTGCGCTGCAACGATCGTTCTGGCGCGCAAGGTAA
- a CDS encoding nucleobase:cation symporter-2 family protein, with the protein MENVLNSGQADNPLTARRILSLGFQHVLVMYAGTVTVPLILAAALKLSASETMVLINACLLTSGLATILQSVGIGRFGARLPLIQGCSFVVLGPMLMVGHEFGITSVFGAAMACGLFTLLVAPIFSQLVRFFPPVVIGCVITLIGISLMPAAAIWLGGGNPDAPDFASIDKLLLGAGTLILTLIFYCVTRGVMRNFSILVGLFCGSVLAYLCGMTDFSAVASAGWLGFSLPFAFGLPEFHIAPIVVMCLSMLIVMTETTGNVLLIDKLIGQPTTSRRLADAIRADGLSTLFGGCLNSFPYNAFSQNAGLIMLTKVTSRVVLIAAGGILVVLGVFPKLGAIIAAIPSPVLGGVGILMFGMTISAGIQELKNTDFSNEKNILIISVSIAVGIVPMAFPAIFHLLPPSLKLIFDSGIFLGGFTAVVLNAILNGYGARR; encoded by the coding sequence GTTCCGTTGATTCTGGCCGCAGCGCTGAAACTCTCAGCGAGCGAAACCATGGTACTGATTAATGCCTGTTTACTGACTTCGGGATTAGCCACCATTTTGCAATCAGTGGGCATCGGCCGTTTTGGTGCGCGTTTGCCGTTGATTCAGGGCTGCTCTTTCGTGGTATTGGGGCCAATGCTGATGGTCGGTCATGAATTTGGCATCACTTCAGTATTCGGTGCGGCAATGGCCTGTGGGTTATTTACTTTGCTGGTGGCACCGATTTTCAGCCAGTTGGTGCGATTTTTTCCGCCAGTGGTGATTGGCTGTGTCATTACCTTGATCGGTATTTCGCTGATGCCCGCTGCCGCGATCTGGTTGGGCGGTGGCAATCCCGATGCGCCTGATTTCGCCAGCATCGATAAGTTGCTGCTGGGGGCAGGAACCTTAATCCTCACCCTGATTTTCTACTGCGTCACTCGGGGGGTAATGCGTAATTTCAGCATCCTGGTTGGGTTGTTTTGTGGCTCAGTATTGGCATACCTGTGTGGCATGACGGATTTTTCGGCGGTTGCCAGTGCCGGGTGGCTGGGTTTTAGCTTGCCATTCGCCTTTGGCCTGCCTGAGTTTCATATTGCGCCGATTGTGGTGATGTGTCTGTCGATGCTGATTGTGATGACCGAAACCACCGGCAACGTGTTGTTGATCGACAAACTGATCGGCCAGCCAACCACCTCACGCCGCCTGGCAGATGCCATCCGCGCCGACGGACTGTCCACGTTGTTCGGTGGGTGTCTGAACAGCTTTCCGTACAACGCGTTTTCGCAGAATGCGGGTCTGATCATGCTGACAAAAGTGACCAGTCGGGTGGTGCTGATTGCGGCGGGGGGGATTCTGGTGGTTCTGGGCGTGTTCCCTAAACTGGGTGCGATCATTGCGGCCATTCCCAGCCCGGTATTAGGTGGGGTAGGCATTCTGATGTTTGGTATGACCATCAGCGCCGGTATACAGGAGCTGAAAAACACCGATTTCAGCAATGAAAAGAATATCCTGATTATCTCTGTCTCAATTGCGGTCGGCATTGTGCCAATGGCCTTTCCGGCGATTTTTCACCTACTGCCGCCGTCTTTAAAACTGATTTTCGACAGCGGCATTTTCCTCGGTGGCTTTACCGCCGTGGTACTGAACGCCATCCTGAATGGTTACGGGGCGCGCAGATGA